In Cryptosporangium aurantiacum, one DNA window encodes the following:
- a CDS encoding class I SAM-dependent methyltransferase, with protein MPTSAQPHQHRQFAESFGVDAARYDRTRPRYPDALVRRIAAAGPDILDVGTGTGIVARQLRTAGATVLGVEPDERMAAFARDTGVPVEVTTFEAWDPGGRTFDAVVAGQTWHWVDPVAGAAKAAEVLRPGGRIVLFWHVFQVAPALAEASAAVLRRVAPELPFDPRALARPAAAYEPMLGPVVDALRRAGFGEPERWDADEQRTYTKDEWLDQIPTQGMLTRLPADAVAEVIAEAGTAIDTLGGAAPVSSITVALAATAPAGIRR; from the coding sequence ATGCCCACTTCTGCTCAGCCCCACCAGCACCGTCAGTTCGCGGAGTCGTTCGGCGTGGACGCCGCCCGCTACGACCGCACCCGACCGCGCTACCCCGACGCGCTCGTGCGGCGGATCGCCGCCGCCGGGCCGGACATCCTCGACGTCGGCACCGGCACCGGCATCGTGGCGCGGCAGCTCCGCACCGCCGGTGCCACCGTGCTCGGCGTCGAGCCCGACGAGCGGATGGCCGCGTTCGCCCGCGACACCGGAGTGCCGGTCGAGGTCACGACGTTCGAGGCCTGGGACCCGGGCGGCCGCACGTTCGACGCGGTCGTCGCCGGGCAGACCTGGCACTGGGTCGATCCGGTCGCGGGCGCCGCGAAGGCGGCGGAGGTTCTGCGCCCCGGCGGTCGGATCGTGCTGTTCTGGCACGTGTTCCAGGTCGCGCCGGCGCTCGCTGAGGCGTCCGCCGCCGTCCTCCGGCGCGTCGCACCGGAGCTGCCGTTCGATCCCCGGGCGCTCGCGCGCCCGGCTGCGGCCTACGAACCGATGCTGGGCCCGGTGGTCGACGCTCTGCGCCGCGCCGGATTCGGCGAACCGGAGCGGTGGGACGCTGACGAGCAGCGCACCTACACGAAGGACGAGTGGCTCGACCAGATCCCGACCCAGGGCATGCTGACCCGTCTCCCCGCGGACGCGGTCGCGGAGGTGATCGCCGAGGCCGGCACCGCGATCGACACGCTCGGCGGCGCCGCGCCGGTCTCGAGCATCACGGTCGCGCTCGCCGCTACCGCGCCCGCCGGGATCAGGCGGTGA
- a CDS encoding NAD(P)/FAD-dependent oxidoreductase: MSAPFVVIGASLAGLRAVEAARNYGYDGPITLIGAEPHLPYDRPPLSKAFLEPGAEAVVFREEQHLRDDLGVDLRLGAPATSLDPDARTVTVGGEALGYRAAVIATGSTPVPLPGAPALRGVHTLRTLDDARAIRDALHAGARIVVVGAGFIGSEIASAARRYGNPVTVVEAAPVPLVRAAGPLVGAALARLHERAGTDLRLGTSVAALRGSDTVEAVELSDGSVIDADLVVVGIGSRPATGWLAGSGVALDPGDGGVRCDEYLATSVPDVYAAGDVAHWPNQLLDVPVMRLENWTGAAEQGAAAARNALGLGERTPYATAPYVWSDWYDHRLQFVGHPAPDEVRVVLGDLDGPRFVAIYRSGERIAGAVTLNEPGKVMKYRRLIARRAGWQDAIDLFPALTA; the protein is encoded by the coding sequence ATGAGCGCGCCGTTTGTTGTGATCGGTGCTTCCTTGGCCGGGCTGCGCGCGGTCGAGGCGGCGCGGAATTACGGCTACGACGGTCCGATCACGCTGATCGGCGCCGAACCGCACCTCCCCTACGACCGCCCACCGCTGTCGAAGGCGTTCCTCGAGCCGGGCGCCGAGGCCGTGGTCTTCCGCGAGGAACAGCACCTACGCGACGACCTCGGCGTCGACCTGCGCCTGGGCGCTCCGGCGACGAGTTTGGACCCGGACGCCCGCACGGTGACCGTCGGCGGCGAGGCGCTCGGCTACCGCGCCGCCGTGATCGCGACCGGCTCCACCCCGGTGCCGCTCCCCGGCGCGCCCGCCCTGCGCGGCGTCCATACGCTGCGCACGCTGGACGACGCGCGGGCGATCCGGGACGCGCTGCACGCCGGTGCGCGGATCGTCGTCGTCGGCGCGGGTTTCATCGGGTCGGAGATCGCGTCGGCGGCGCGCCGCTACGGCAACCCGGTGACGGTCGTCGAGGCCGCGCCGGTGCCGCTGGTCCGGGCCGCCGGGCCGCTGGTCGGCGCCGCGCTCGCGCGCCTGCACGAGCGGGCGGGCACCGACCTCCGGCTCGGGACGTCGGTGGCCGCGCTCCGCGGGTCGGACACGGTCGAGGCGGTCGAACTCTCCGACGGTTCGGTGATCGACGCCGACCTGGTCGTCGTCGGGATCGGATCGCGCCCGGCCACCGGGTGGCTCGCGGGCTCCGGGGTGGCGCTGGACCCGGGTGACGGCGGTGTGCGCTGCGACGAGTACCTCGCCACGTCGGTCCCGGACGTGTACGCGGCGGGCGACGTCGCGCACTGGCCCAACCAGCTGCTCGACGTCCCGGTGATGCGGCTGGAGAACTGGACCGGCGCCGCCGAGCAGGGCGCCGCGGCCGCCCGCAACGCGCTCGGGCTCGGCGAACGGACGCCATACGCGACCGCGCCGTACGTCTGGAGCGACTGGTACGACCACCGCCTGCAGTTCGTCGGCCATCCCGCGCCCGACGAGGTGCGGGTCGTGCTCGGCGACCTCGACGGGCCGCGGTTCGTCGCGATCTACCGGTCCGGGGAGCGGATCGCCGGCGCGGTGACGCTCAACGAGCCGGGCAAGGTGATGAAGTACCGGCGCCTGATCGCCCGGCGCGCGGGCTGGCAGGACGCGATCGACCTGTTCCCGGCGCTCACCGCCTGA
- a CDS encoding TetR/AcrR family transcriptional regulator encodes MTSVTSEQGTSTARRTTGGRPADGRQRVIDAAVAQFAEYGVEGTSLQMIADAMGVTKAAVYYHFKTKDEIVVAVVTPVLDQLLAILREAEAQRGQAARTRAFLTAFTRLVIGHRQLLTLLYDDVAVLRILHEHWPHFDEFERRVPLVLVGPDADAGRLVAAAVALTGIVAAAASPQFTHLGDAELEEHLLDAGLRLVGARRRR; translated from the coding sequence GTGACGAGCGTCACCAGCGAGCAGGGCACGTCCACGGCGCGCCGGACCACCGGCGGACGCCCCGCGGACGGACGGCAGCGCGTGATCGACGCCGCGGTCGCGCAGTTCGCCGAGTACGGCGTCGAGGGCACCTCGCTGCAGATGATCGCCGACGCGATGGGCGTCACCAAGGCCGCGGTCTACTACCACTTCAAGACCAAGGACGAGATCGTCGTCGCGGTCGTCACGCCGGTCCTCGACCAGCTGCTCGCGATCCTCCGGGAGGCCGAGGCCCAGCGCGGCCAGGCCGCGCGCACCCGCGCGTTCCTCACCGCGTTCACCCGGCTCGTGATCGGACACCGCCAGCTGCTGACCCTGCTCTACGACGACGTCGCGGTGCTGCGAATCCTGCACGAGCACTGGCCGCACTTCGACGAGTTCGAGCGCCGGGTGCCGCTCGTGCTGGTCGGCCCGGACGCCGACGCGGGGCGCCTGGTGGCCGCCGCCGTGGCGCTCACCGGCATCGTCGCCGCCGCCGCGAGCCCGCAGTTCACCCACCTCGGCGACGCCGAGCTGGAAGAACACCTGCTCGACGCCGGGCTCCGACTCGTCGGAGCCAGACGCCGCCGCTGA
- a CDS encoding maleylpyruvate isomerase family mycothiol-dependent enzyme, giving the protein MNTIQHGPTLPPAEIDAAVRAERRRLCDYLDGLDTADWDVPSLCAAWTVREVVAHLTTTTRETVFSVMRSAIKARGSFDRMQDDVARGLAARYPPAELVARLRESAESTRRMPGSGPMDPLMDVLVHGQDIARPLGRPYPMPTRLALPALAYVAKNRLLGGPKRVAGLELVTTDADWSTGQGPAVRGRAEELLLAAAGRLAGLAGLTGPGLDRLAERLGDRR; this is encoded by the coding sequence ATGAACACCATCCAGCACGGCCCAACTCTTCCGCCGGCCGAGATCGACGCCGCGGTGCGCGCCGAACGGCGGCGGCTCTGCGACTACCTGGACGGGCTGGACACGGCCGACTGGGACGTACCGTCGCTCTGCGCCGCCTGGACCGTCCGCGAGGTCGTCGCGCACCTCACGACGACCACCCGGGAGACGGTCTTCTCGGTGATGCGGAGCGCGATCAAGGCGCGCGGCAGCTTTGACCGGATGCAGGACGACGTGGCGCGCGGCCTGGCCGCGCGGTACCCGCCGGCCGAACTCGTCGCGCGGCTCCGGGAGAGCGCGGAGTCCACGCGCCGGATGCCGGGCAGCGGCCCGATGGATCCGCTGATGGACGTGCTGGTACACGGTCAGGACATCGCCAGGCCGCTGGGCCGGCCGTACCCGATGCCGACCCGGTTGGCGCTGCCCGCACTGGCCTACGTGGCGAAGAACCGTCTGCTCGGCGGACCGAAGCGGGTGGCGGGGCTCGAGCTGGTCACCACCGACGCGGACTGGTCGACGGGCCAGGGGCCGGCGGTCCGGGGCAGGGCCGAGGAGCTGCTGCTGGCGGCGGCCGGGCGGCTGGCGGGCCTGGCCGGGCTCACCGGCCCCGGCCTCGACCGCCTCGCCGAGCGTCTCGGCGACCGGCGCTGA